TCGCTGCCGGCGCGACCGTGGCCATCACGGATCGAGGACGACCGGTCGCGCTGCTGGCACCGATGCCAGCCTCTCCGCTCGAGCGGCTGCTCATCGCCGGTCATGCCCGCCCCCCCCGCCGCAGCCTCGCGGACCTGCCAGCACCCGAGGGCGGACCGAGGCTGTCAGCCGAGCTGGAGTCCATGAGGGCCGTCGAGCGGTACTGAGCGTGGCGCACTACCTCGACACGTCGGCTCTCGTCAAGCTGGTCGTCGCCGAAGCCGAGACGGATGCGCTGCGCTCATGGCTCACCGAGGTCGAGCGCACCCCGGTCTCGAACGACCTCGCGCGCACAGAGCTGCTGCGCGTGGTTCGCTGCTCGGCGCCCGACCGCCTGCTCCGAGCGCGGACGGTGCTCGACGCGATCACCTTGCTCGAGCTCACGACGTCGACGTTCGAGGAAGCCAGCCGACTCGATCCCACGATCCTGCGCACCCTCGACGCACTCCACCTCGCGTCGGCGCTCAGCCTCGGAGACGACCTCGAGTCGATCGTTACCTACGACGACCGCCTCGCCGAAGGGGCACG
This genomic window from Acidimicrobiales bacterium contains:
- a CDS encoding type II toxin-antitoxin system prevent-host-death family antitoxin, translating into MREVGIRALKQNASAVVAEVAAGATVAITDRGRPVALLAPMPASPLERLLIAGHARPPRRSLADLPAPEGGPRLSAELESMRAVERY
- a CDS encoding type II toxin-antitoxin system VapC family toxin, producing MAHYLDTSALVKLVVAEAETDALRSWLTEVERTPVSNDLARTELLRVVRCSAPDRLLRARTVLDAITLLELTTSTFEEASRLDPTILRTLDALHLASALSLGDDLESIVTYDDRLAEGARANGIQVTTPT